A stretch of the Acidilobus sp. 7A genome encodes the following:
- a CDS encoding RNA-guided pseudouridylation complex pseudouridine synthase subunit Cbf5: protein MTKIMGSVVHSRKVYICVMQLHGDVSEDRLREVVKEFTGLIYQRPPVRSNVKRALRVRNIYSMELLEARGRLALLRVESDPGTYMRKLCWDMGLVLGIGAHMRELRRVKTGPFDEDHGLVTLQQLSEAVYRFKVEGKCDYLRNVVMPGEFAVCELPKVVLRDSAVESVVNGALLAVPGISLLTSDVKAGSQVAMMTLKGELVGLGEAAMGADEIMRSEKGIAVKPKRIVMPRGVYPRMWKSGKA, encoded by the coding sequence ATGACGAAGATAATGGGCTCGGTCGTGCACTCGAGGAAGGTCTACATCTGCGTCATGCAACTTCATGGCGACGTCAGCGAGGACAGGCTCAGGGAGGTGGTGAAGGAGTTCACGGGACTGATATACCAGAGGCCCCCTGTGAGGAGCAACGTCAAGAGGGCCCTGAGGGTGAGGAACATATACTCCATGGAGCTCCTCGAGGCCCGGGGTCGGCTCGCCCTGCTCAGGGTGGAGTCGGACCCCGGCACATACATGAGGAAGCTATGCTGGGACATGGGACTTGTCCTCGGCATTGGGGCTCACATGAGGGAGCTCAGGAGGGTTAAGACGGGTCCCTTCGACGAGGACCACGGCCTCGTGACGCTTCAGCAGCTCTCCGAGGCGGTCTACAGGTTCAAGGTGGAGGGCAAGTGCGACTACCTCAGGAATGTCGTAATGCCAGGGGAGTTTGCCGTGTGCGAGCTACCTAAGGTGGTGCTCAGGGACAGCGCCGTTGAGAGCGTCGTGAACGGCGCACTGCTGGCCGTTCCAGGCATATCGCTGCTCACAAGCGACGTAAAGGCGGGTAGCCAGGTCGCGATGATGACCCTTAAGGGTGAGCTGGTAGGGCTTGGCGAGGCTGCGATGGGTGCTGACGAGATAATGAGGAGCGAGAAGGGGATAGCAGTTAAGCCTAAGCGCATTGTGATGCCACGCGGCGTCTACCCACGTATGTGGAAGTCTGGCAAGGCTTAG
- a CDS encoding 50S ribosomal protein L14e has product MPAIEVGRVCYKTRGREVGRKCVIVDIVDENTVLVTGPKSLTGVRRRRVNISHIVSLDKVVQINKGASDEEVMKAIEAAGLVDFMRERVKLEKALA; this is encoded by the coding sequence ATGCCGGCCATAGAGGTTGGCAGGGTTTGCTATAAGACTAGGGGGCGTGAGGTTGGCAGGAAGTGTGTCATAGTTGACATAGTTGACGAGAATACAGTCCTGGTGACAGGCCCTAAGAGCCTGACCGGCGTCAGAAGGAGGAGGGTAAACATATCGCATATAGTGTCACTTGACAAGGTTGTGCAGATAAACAAGGGGGCCAGCGACGAGGAGGTAATGAAAGCCATAGAGGCCGCAGGGCTAGTAGACTTCATGAGGGAGCGCGTCAAGCTTGAGAAGGCCTTAGCCTGA